In Erigeron canadensis isolate Cc75 chromosome 1, C_canadensis_v1, whole genome shotgun sequence, a single window of DNA contains:
- the LOC122584738 gene encoding uncharacterized protein LOC122584738 — protein sequence MDISEDNIIGKISPLIGFSGETKYTIGEIKLPVYVEGLNSMQKFCVVDVLLGCNIILGRPWIHEMRAVPSTYHQCVKIPTPWRVVTVKEEQDVKEVNLIPEDPNIKVLLGAKISKELEVKFTDFLKKRMKTFAWKQEDMIGISKDVITHKLGIDKSFKPIQQKRRKFTPKRNAIIQEDVERLLKAKMIKEVKFPEWLANVVVMQKKNGKWRVCVDFTDLNKACPKSISSASHRCNGRCYFWT from the exons ATGGATATTTCTGAAGACAACATTATTGGAAAAATATCTCCACTAATTGGTTTCAGTGGAGAAACCAAATATACTATAGGAGAGATCAAATTGCCAGTATATGTGGAAGGACTGAACTCTATGCAGAAATTTTGTGTGGTGGATGTTCTCCTAGGTTGCAATATAATCCTAGGAAGACCATGGATTCACGAAATGAGGGCGGTACCATCGACATACCACCAATGTGTTAAGATTCCAACACCTTGGAGAGTGGTTACTGTCAAAG AAGAACAAGATGTCAAAGAAGTTAATTTAATACCAGAAGATCCTAATATTAAAGTATTGTTAGGGGCAAAAATCTCAAAAGAATTAGAAGTCAAATTTACTGACTTTCTAAAGAAAAGAATGAAGACTTTTGCTTGGAAACAAGAAGATATGATAGGGATATCAAAGGATGTGATCACTCACAAGCTTGGAATTGACAAAAGTTTCAAGCCTATCCAACAGAAAAGAAGAAAGTTCACTCCTAAGAGAAATGCCATTATTCAAGAAGACGTGGAAAGACTACTAAAAGCAAAGATGATCAAGGAAGTAAAATTTCCTGAATGGCTAGCCAACGTAGTTGTGATGCAGAAAAAGAATGGGAAATGGAGAGTTTGTGTAGATTTTACCGATCTAAACAAAGCTTGCCCAAAATCCATTTCCTCTGCCTCACATAGATGCAATGGTCGATGCTACTTCTGGACATGA
- the LOC122584746 gene encoding uncharacterized protein LOC122584746: MKPYDGTADPQEHIALYLEKMETVPIPYNLKEACLCRSFGSTLSGSALKWLQSLPPRSINSFADLTNLFYSQFSCSRTFEKLIDDLYKITQKQHESLRDFMTKFTKESLNIPNLDMLTAVQALQRGLHQGFKFQEDLIMTPCRNLDEAKARATRFIRLEENELTTAKLEGLSYNRPNCKTETPVFKPRHKPYTRHVQNQIGVVEEEERVEYPTLSTYCFTVGIPCLIMALRNLGDKIRWPQKKNNNGYFKKKDTSQWCAYHEDFGHITEDCKMLRREICILLSKGYLTELMGRKKAKDVEGMDLTKPKLAQKADSPPANAKVINTISGGSEVCRTSYSTAKRFAKQNKAEKGRRM; this comes from the coding sequence ATGAAGCCATACGACGGAACTGCTGATCCACAGGAACATATCGCATTGTATTTGGAGAAAATGGAGACTGTGCCCATTCCCTACAACCTGAAGGAAGCATGCTTGTGCAGAAGCTTTGGTTCCACATTATCTGGCTCAGCCTTAAAATGGCTGCAGAGTTTGCCCCCTCGATCCATAAACTCTTTTGCTgatttaactaatttattttaCAGTCAATTTTCATGCAGTAGAACTTTTGAGAAATTAATTGACGACTTATATAAAATTACTCAAAAACAGCATGAATCACTTAGAGATTTTATGACTAAGTTTACTAAAGAATCTCTTAATATTCCTAACTTAGATATGCTAACTGCTGTTCAAGCTTTGCAGAGAGGTCTCCATCAGGGATTCAAGTTCCAAGAGGATCTCATCATGACACCATGTAGAAACTTGGATGAAGCAAAAGCAAGAGCAACAAGGTTCATCAGACTTGAAGAAAACGAACTGACAACAGCAAAACTGGAAGGTTTGTCTTATAATCGACCGAATTGCAAGACTGAGACTCCAGTCTTCAAGCCAAGGCATAAACCATATACAAGACATGTTCAGAATCAAATTggtgttgttgaagaagaagaaagggttGAGTACCCTACACTATCAACATATTGCTTCACTGTTGGCATACCTTGCTTGATAATGGCCTTGAGAAACCTTGGAGATAAGATTAGATGgccacaaaagaaaaataataatggctacttcaagaagaaggatACCAGCCAATGGTGTGCCTACCACGAAGACTTTGGTCACATTACTGAAGATTGCAAAATGCTAAGAAGAGAAATTTGCATACTCTTATCCAAAGGGTATTTGACAGAGTTGATGGGGAGAAAGAAGGCTAAAGACGTTGAAGGCATGGATCTCACCAAGCCAAAACTTGCCCAAAAAGCGGATTCTCCACCAGCAAATGCCAAAGTAATTAACACTATTTCTGGTGGGTCAGAAGTTTGTAGAACTAGTTATTCAACAGCCAAAAGATTTGCAAAGCAAAATAAGGCAGAAAAAGGGAGAAGAATGTGA